One genomic region from Vanacampus margaritifer isolate UIUO_Vmar chromosome 2, RoL_Vmar_1.0, whole genome shotgun sequence encodes:
- the LOC144044836 gene encoding 3-mercaptopyruvate sulfurtransferase-like, giving the protein MAAQARAVVSAQWLADAIKNGLVGSKIRVLDSSWYLPITKRDPKAEFAERHIPGSSFFDIVECSDQTSPYCHTLPTSSHFSRYVGELGIGNDTHVVVYDAHEFGLYTAPRVWWLFRQFGHNSVSVLDGGLKNWLAEGRPVTSESEVKPERRDFKVTTNPAWVKTYEDVLENISTKKAQVVDTRPEGRYRGIEPEPIEGTLPGHFPSAINLPFTSFLDSFGKFLANEDLSRRFGEAKLKLDQPLWATCSCGVTACFAVVVAQLLGHPEVCLYDGSWSEWFKRASPENIISEGEGKKM; this is encoded by the exons ATGGCGGCACAGGCTCGCGCTGTGGTCTCAGCCCAGTGGCTGGCGGACGCAATCAAGAACGGCCTCGTAGGCTCCAAAATTCGGGTGTTGGACTCGTCATGGTACCTCCCGATAACCAAACGGGACCCCAAAGCGGAGTTCGCGGAGAGGCACATCCCGGGTTCTTCGTTCTTCGACATCGTTGAGTGCAGTGACCAAACCTCACCATACTGCCACACGCTTCCCACGAGCAGCCACTTTTCACGCTACGTGGGCGAGCTGGGCATCGGCAACGACACGCATGTGGTGGTGTACGACGCGCACGAGTTCGGCTTGTACACCGCGCCACGAGTCTGGTGGCTGTTCCGACAGTTCGGCCACAACTCGGTGTCGGTGCTGGACGGGGGCCTGAAGAATTGGTTGGCCGAAGGGCGTCCGGTGACGTCGGAAAGTGAAGTGAAGCCGGAGCGCAGAGACTTCAAGGTGACCACGAACCCTGCGTGGGTGAAAACTTATGAGGACGTGCTGGAGAACATCAGCACCAAGAAGGCACAGGTGGTGGACACCAGGCCTGAGGGCAGGTACAGAGGGATCGAACCGGAGCCTATAGAGG gcaCTCTACCTGGCCACTTCCCCAGTGCAATCAACTTGCCCTTTACTTCCTTCCTTGATTCATTTGGAAAGTTTCTGGCCAACGAGGACCTCTCCAGACGATTCGGAGAAGCCAAGCTCAAATTGGACCAGCCGCTGTGGGCCACCTGCTCTTGTGGCGTGACGGCCTGCTTTGCTGTTGTGGTTGCTCAGCTGCTCGGACACCCGGAAGTGTGCCTTTATGACGGCTCCTGGTCTGAGTGGTTTAAAAGAGCATCTCCTGAGAACATCATCTCAGAGGGCGAGGGAAAGAAGATGTAA
- the LOC144044827 gene encoding SUMO-conjugating enzyme UBC9-like → MSGIALSRLSQERKAWRKDHPFGFVAVPTKNPDGTMNLMNWECAIPGKKGTLWEGGLYKLRMLFKDDYPSSPPKCKFEPPIFHPNVYPSGTVCLSILEEDKDWRPAITIKQILLGIQELLNEPNIQDPAQAEAYTIYCQNRMDYEKRVRAQAKKFAPT, encoded by the exons ATGTCAGGCATTGCGCTTAGCAGACTGTCCCAGGAGCGCAAAGCCTGGAGAAAAGACCACCCGTTT GGTTTTGTTGCTGTCCCTACCAAGAATCCAGATGGAACCATGAATCTAATGAATTGGGAATGTGCCATACCTGGAAAGAAAGGC acCTTGTGGGAGGGAGGACTGTATAAACTCAGGATGCTTTTCAAGGACGACTACCCCTCCTCGCCACCCAAAT GCAAGTTTGAGCCACCAATATTCCATCCAAATGTCTACCCATCTGGCACCGTTTGTCTGTCCATCCTGGAGGAGGACAAAGATTGGAGGCCCGCCATCACCATCAAACAG ATCCTGTTGGGAATCCAGGAGCTGCTGAATGAGCCCAACATTCAAGACCCAGCACAAGCAGAGGCTTACACAATTTACTG TCAGAACCGGATGGACTACGAGAAGCGGGTCAGGGCCCAGGCCAAGAAGTTTGCACCCACCTAA